The Metamycoplasma cloacale genome includes a region encoding these proteins:
- a CDS encoding YhjD/YihY/BrkB family envelope integrity protein, producing MAWKRKKNKTQTGWESKIKNESIKNNESLSKNQVIQTKKSNNIFEKIFKWIIYAILFIAVPRHLKSSKTKGQEIVNHAYDKMHSHEFAFIPAGYALYLFLSFIPVSILMTAIIGPINEHYDIVLRYVILGSVIPGIQDVLPKMSDLWSNAGEIVTFIIFIFSIIWLSSNGYSKFVHSIDALYEHKTENKMWKYRLKGIVVSLVLTCGLTLLLLAFTAFMTFLIDESNFGVFPNEWTDLMTIKDLKLTTPFWLVYYFTIFLCLPIFTYIGFLLFFKYAPSFKLKLNYIHPGAMISSIPTSIFILIFGSLTSIIRYQKYGPIAAFMYVILLTSVMSYFIYIGVIVNASFYKVFINEPTVEKSFFFKKRLKSNFYKKYRTEDYNIKE from the coding sequence ATGGCTTGAAAAAGAAAGAAAAATAAAACTCAAACGGGTTGAGAATCCAAAATCAAAAATGAATCAATTAAAAATAACGAAAGTTTAAGCAAAAATCAAGTAATTCAAACAAAGAAATCAAACAACATTTTTGAAAAGATTTTTAAATGAATTATTTATGCAATTTTATTCATTGCAGTTCCAAGACATCTAAAAAGTTCTAAAACAAAAGGGCAAGAGATTGTTAACCACGCTTACGATAAAATGCATTCGCATGAGTTTGCATTTATTCCTGCGGGTTATGCCTTATATCTATTCTTATCATTCATCCCTGTTTCTATATTGATGACTGCAATAATAGGACCAATTAACGAACATTACGATATTGTATTAAGATACGTTATATTGGGTTCTGTTATCCCCGGGATTCAAGATGTTTTACCTAAAATGAGCGATCTTTGATCAAACGCTGGTGAAATTGTAACATTTATTATTTTCATCTTCTCAATCATTTGATTATCTTCAAATGGATATTCAAAATTTGTTCATTCAATTGATGCATTGTATGAACATAAAACCGAAAACAAGATGTGAAAATATCGTTTAAAAGGGATTGTAGTTAGTTTAGTTTTAACATGTGGATTAACATTATTACTTTTAGCATTTACTGCGTTTATGACCTTTTTAATTGATGAAAGTAATTTTGGTGTTTTTCCAAATGAATGAACTGATTTAATGACAATAAAGGATTTAAAATTAACAACACCTTTTTGATTGGTTTATTACTTTACCATCTTTCTATGTCTACCTATTTTTACCTACATTGGATTTCTATTATTTTTCAAATACGCTCCAAGTTTTAAATTAAAACTAAATTACATCCATCCAGGAGCGATGATATCCTCTATACCGACTTCTATATTTATTTTAATATTTGGTTCATTAACCTCAATTATTCGTTATCAAAAATATGGGCCAATTGCTGCCTTTATGTATGTAATTCTACTAACATCAGTTATGTCATATTTTATATACATAGGTGTTATTGTTAATGCAAGCTTTTATAAAGTATTCATTAACGAACCAACTGTTGAAAAAAGTTTCTTTTTCAAGAAACGTCTAAAATCTAACTTTTATAAAAAATATCGTACAGAAGATTACAATATAAAAGAATAA
- the gatB gene encoding Asp-tRNA(Asn)/Glu-tRNA(Gln) amidotransferase subunit GatB produces MINDWELVIGIEIHLELNTKTKMFSPAPNTYEAKENCNVSHIDLGYPGTLPLVNSEAIIKGIKLAKALNMTIDSEIRFDRKNYFYPDLNKGYQITQQFRPIGKDGLIKIKVKDQWKDILIERIHLEEDTAKSIHDDDYTYLNQNRASVPLIEIVSRPVIHSIEDAKAYVEAIRLTALALNISDAKMNEGSLRTDVNISVRKKGTNDLNTRVEIKNLNSISNIEKAIQYEMQYQINCYENNQTFEQCTKRFDEQSQTTIVMRSKSDSIDYKYFPDPNIPYISLSKQLIDAVNIEELPFARENRYLSLGLNNVQISQLINNIEYAKYLDSIESTDFKKSANIFFSEVVSYLNSNNLNIQDLLFTPRDCKDAIELLNNAKIDKKNFIKLIELKQNNSAHSIIDLAKNNQLYIESIVINIADIVADILKENSNLESQLKTDYNKALKFIMGQFMKKTMGKGNTAELNKYLEEKYL; encoded by the coding sequence ATGATTAATGATTGAGAATTAGTTATTGGTATTGAGATTCACTTGGAATTAAATACTAAAACTAAAATGTTTTCACCAGCTCCTAATACATATGAAGCTAAAGAAAATTGCAATGTTTCACATATTGACCTAGGTTATCCAGGCACACTACCTTTAGTTAATTCAGAAGCAATAATTAAAGGGATTAAATTAGCAAAAGCCTTAAATATGACAATTGATTCAGAAATTCGCTTTGATAGAAAAAATTATTTCTATCCCGATTTAAACAAAGGCTATCAAATTACTCAACAATTTAGACCAATTGGTAAAGATGGTTTAATTAAAATTAAAGTAAAAGATCAATGAAAAGATATTTTAATCGAAAGAATTCATTTAGAAGAAGATACTGCTAAATCAATTCATGATGATGACTATACTTATTTAAATCAAAATCGTGCTAGCGTTCCCTTAATTGAAATTGTTTCAAGACCAGTTATTCATTCAATTGAAGATGCAAAGGCTTATGTTGAAGCAATTAGATTAACTGCATTAGCATTAAATATTTCAGATGCTAAAATGAACGAAGGTAGCTTACGTACCGATGTTAATATTTCAGTAAGAAAAAAAGGTACAAATGATTTAAATACACGGGTAGAAATAAAGAACTTAAACTCAATTTCAAATATTGAGAAAGCAATTCAATACGAAATGCAATATCAAATCAATTGTTATGAAAATAATCAAACCTTTGAGCAATGTACGAAACGTTTTGATGAACAAAGTCAAACAACTATTGTCATGCGTTCAAAAAGCGATAGCATTGATTATAAATACTTTCCCGATCCAAATATTCCATATATTTCGTTATCAAAACAGTTAATTGATGCGGTTAATATTGAAGAATTACCTTTTGCACGTGAAAATCGTTACTTATCTTTAGGCTTAAACAATGTTCAAATTTCACAATTAATTAATAATATTGAATATGCTAAATATCTTGATTCAATTGAATCCACTGATTTTAAAAAATCTGCAAATATATTCTTTTCAGAAGTTGTTAGTTATCTAAATTCAAACAACTTAAATATTCAAGATCTGCTATTTACTCCAAGAGATTGCAAGGATGCAATTGAATTGTTGAATAATGCAAAAATCGATAAAAAGAATTTCATTAAATTAATTGAATTAAAACAAAATAATTCAGCACATTCAATTATTGATTTAGCTAAAAACAATCAATTATATATTGAATCAATCGTTATAAATATTGCAGATATTGTTGCTGATATTTTGAAAGAAAATTCTAATTTAGAATCTCAATTGAAAACCGATTATAATAAAGCATTAAAATTTATTATGGGTCAATTTATGAAAAAAACTATGGGAAAAGGAAATACTGCTGAACTTAATAAGTATCTAGAGGAAAAATATTTATAA